A window of the Streptomyces finlayi genome harbors these coding sequences:
- a CDS encoding glycerophosphoryl diester phosphodiesterase membrane domain-containing protein, whose product MNDSPGWASPGSAPSDGQEAGIPRPSEPVDAGSPAPQWSPAQPPPGQWSPPSTSGTGPGAHPPAPGWGGAPQGPGWGNAPMAAKPGVIPLRPLSIGEILDGAVSTMRAHWRTVLGVSLTVAVIAQVAIILIQRYLLPAPVSVDPNAVGAEALRQTADSMQSTLLSSAPATLISLIATLITTAVLTVVISRSVLGRRATLSDAWTEARPRLPQLLGLTLLLSLMSTAIMAAGLLPGLLIGSTAGIMLALLGFTAALVVVLWLMVRFTLAAPALMLERQSILTSMRRSAKLVQGAWWRTFGILALTYLLVIVVALVIGVPFAIVAIAMDGAGIGDLMNGSAEFGWPFLIVSGIGEVIVSTLTYPFTAGVMALLYVDQRIRREALDLDLARAANVPGYDTHRS is encoded by the coding sequence ATGAACGACTCTCCGGGCTGGGCCTCGCCCGGATCTGCCCCCTCCGACGGCCAGGAGGCGGGAATCCCCCGCCCCTCCGAGCCCGTGGACGCCGGCAGCCCTGCACCCCAGTGGTCTCCCGCGCAGCCGCCTCCCGGGCAGTGGTCCCCACCGAGCACGTCCGGCACCGGCCCCGGAGCACACCCGCCGGCGCCCGGCTGGGGAGGCGCCCCGCAGGGCCCGGGATGGGGCAACGCGCCCATGGCGGCGAAGCCCGGGGTCATCCCGCTCCGCCCCCTGAGCATCGGCGAAATCCTCGACGGCGCGGTGTCCACGATGCGCGCCCACTGGCGCACGGTATTGGGCGTCAGCCTCACCGTCGCCGTGATCGCGCAGGTCGCGATCATTCTCATCCAGCGCTATCTGCTGCCCGCGCCGGTATCGGTCGACCCGAACGCCGTCGGCGCCGAGGCTCTGCGCCAGACCGCGGACTCCATGCAGTCCACCCTGCTCAGCAGCGCCCCGGCGACACTCATCTCGTTGATCGCCACGCTCATCACCACAGCGGTGCTGACCGTGGTGATCAGCCGTTCGGTACTCGGCCGCCGCGCGACGCTCTCCGATGCCTGGACCGAGGCCCGCCCCAGGCTCCCGCAGCTGCTCGGCCTGACCCTCCTGCTCAGCCTCATGAGCACCGCGATCATGGCGGCCGGTCTGCTCCCCGGCCTGCTGATCGGCTCCACCGCCGGGATCATGCTGGCCCTGCTCGGCTTCACCGCCGCGCTGGTCGTCGTCCTCTGGCTGATGGTCCGCTTCACACTCGCCGCTCCGGCACTGATGCTGGAACGACAGTCGATCCTGACCTCGATGCGCCGCTCCGCGAAGCTGGTCCAGGGTGCGTGGTGGCGCACCTTCGGCATCCTGGCGCTCACCTACCTGCTGGTCATCGTCGTGGCCCTGGTCATCGGCGTCCCCTTCGCCATCGTCGCGATCGCCATGGACGGCGCCGGGATCGGCGACCTGATGAACGGCAGCGCCGAGTTCGGCTGGCCCTTCCTCATCGTCTCGGGCATCGGCGAGGTCATCGTCTCGACGCTGACCTACCCCTTCACCGCGGGAGTGATGGCGCTGCTCTACGTCGACCAGCGCATCCGCCGCGAAGCCCTCGATCTCGACCTGGCGCGTGCCGCGAACGTGCCGGGCTACGACACCCACAGGAGCTGA
- the mtnA gene encoding S-methyl-5-thioribose-1-phosphate isomerase, giving the protein MADQDAQSPVGIEPPALSVLRWDELPEGPVLVLLDQTRLPVEEVELVCTDVPALVRAIRALAVRGAPLLGIAGGYGVALAAARGYDVAEATGLLERARPTAVNLAYGVRRVARVYWAAVEKGLTAGQAAGAALAEARALHREDAAASGRMARFGLALLDELLPGGGHRLLTHCNTGALVSGGEGTAFAVALQSHRAGRLRRLWVDETRPLLQGARLTAYEAARNGMAYSLLTDNAAGSLFAAGEVDAVLIGADRIAADGSVANKVGSYPLAVLAKYHHVPFIVVAPTTTVDLDTADGEAIIVEQRPGREVTELTSPHMVSPGGEAGGLPVAPVGAPAYNPAFDITPPELVTAIVTEEGVISPVTGVGLAELCARSSQITIS; this is encoded by the coding sequence ATGGCTGATCAGGACGCGCAATCACCGGTGGGCATCGAGCCTCCGGCGCTCTCCGTACTTCGCTGGGACGAGCTTCCGGAAGGCCCTGTGCTGGTCCTTCTCGACCAGACCCGGCTGCCGGTCGAGGAAGTGGAGCTGGTGTGTACCGACGTACCCGCGCTGGTGCGGGCCATCCGGGCCCTGGCGGTCCGGGGTGCCCCGCTGCTGGGTATCGCCGGGGGGTACGGGGTGGCGCTCGCCGCGGCCCGTGGATATGACGTGGCCGAGGCCACGGGACTGCTGGAGAGGGCGCGGCCCACCGCTGTGAACCTCGCCTACGGGGTGCGGCGGGTGGCCCGCGTGTACTGGGCGGCCGTCGAGAAGGGCCTGACCGCCGGGCAGGCGGCCGGGGCGGCGCTCGCGGAGGCGCGGGCGCTGCACAGGGAGGACGCGGCGGCCAGCGGGCGTATGGCGCGATTCGGTCTGGCCCTTCTGGACGAGCTGTTGCCCGGTGGCGGTCATCGGCTCCTCACCCACTGCAACACGGGTGCGCTCGTGTCGGGTGGTGAGGGCACGGCTTTCGCGGTGGCCCTCCAGTCGCACCGGGCCGGCCGGCTGAGGCGGCTGTGGGTGGACGAGACGCGTCCGCTGCTCCAGGGTGCCCGGCTCACGGCCTACGAAGCGGCGCGGAACGGGATGGCGTACAGCTTGCTCACGGACAACGCGGCGGGTTCGCTGTTTGCCGCGGGTGAGGTGGATGCCGTACTTATCGGGGCGGACCGCATCGCCGCGGACGGCTCGGTGGCGAACAAGGTGGGGAGTTATCCGTTGGCCGTGCTCGCCAAGTACCACCATGTGCCGTTCATCGTCGTCGCACCCACGACGACTGTCGATCTGGACACCGCGGACGGGGAAGCGATCATTGTGGAGCAGCGCCCCGGCCGAGAAGTGACGGAGCTCACATCTCCGCACATGGTGTCACCGGGCGGAGAGGCGGGCGGACTGCCCGTCGCACCGGTTGGGGCCCCGGCGTACAACCCCGCATTCGACATCACGCCGCCGGAGCTGGTCACGGCGATCGTCACGGAGGAGGGCGTAATCTCCCCGGTCACGGGGGTCGGACTGGCAGAGCTGTGTGCCAGGTCATCGCAGATAACGATTAGCTAA
- the mtrA gene encoding two-component system response regulator MtrA, with protein sequence MMSFMKGRVLVVDDDTALAEMLGIVLRGEGFEPSFVADGDRALAAFREAKPDLVLLDLMLPGRDGIEVCRLIRAESGVPIVMLTAKSDTVDVVVGLESGADDYIVKPFKPKELVARIRARLRRSEEPAPEQLAIGDLVIDVAGHSVKREGQSIALTPLEFDLLVALARKPWQVFTREVLLEQVWGYRHAADTRLVNVHVQRLRSKVEKDPERPEIVVTVRGVGYKAGPS encoded by the coding sequence ATGATGTCGTTTATGAAGGGACGCGTCCTTGTCGTCGACGACGACACCGCACTGGCCGAGATGCTCGGGATTGTGCTGCGTGGAGAAGGTTTCGAGCCGTCGTTCGTAGCGGACGGTGACAGGGCACTTGCTGCATTTCGTGAGGCGAAGCCGGACCTGGTTCTGCTGGATCTCATGCTGCCCGGTAGGGACGGCATCGAGGTCTGCAGGCTGATCAGGGCCGAGTCAGGTGTGCCGATCGTCATGCTCACTGCCAAGAGCGACACGGTCGATGTAGTGGTGGGCCTGGAATCCGGGGCCGACGACTACATCGTCAAGCCGTTCAAACCGAAGGAGTTGGTTGCCCGGATCAGGGCGCGTTTGCGGAGGTCCGAAGAGCCTGCGCCGGAACAGCTGGCCATCGGTGACCTGGTCATCGACGTGGCCGGTCATTCGGTGAAGCGGGAGGGTCAGTCCATCGCGCTGACCCCGCTGGAGTTCGACCTGCTGGTCGCGCTCGCCCGTAAGCCGTGGCAGGTCTTCACCCGTGAGGTGCTGCTCGAGCAGGTGTGGGGCTATCGCCACGCCGCCGATACCCGTCTGGTGAACGTTCACGTCCAGCGGCTCCGTTCCAAGGTCGAGAAGGACCCGGAGCGGCCGGAAATCGTCGTGACCGTCCGAGGCGTCGGTTACAAGGCCGGACCGAGCTGA